The sequence below is a genomic window from Humulus lupulus chromosome 3, drHumLupu1.1, whole genome shotgun sequence.
gatttgagcttggaagctaagccttgataccttgggagagtgttccattgttgaagagcaccataacctgagcttaaggtaagcttttagccactggtttttacatatgctctgttttcgttttagcttTTAAGTCAtgagttttgatgtggaaagtgtgaatcaaaaggggtttttagtgttagtttgattggggtttgatgtgagtaagctaagggtgttgtttgggggttcaattatatgtttgtaagaggttttaagatggtttgagggactggtttgagaggaaaaacgcacagggagaaaactggttcgtgtggccgacttagccattctgggctgagcgccgcggcgcagcaggggagcgccgcggcccttggcgcctGGCAGATGGGGAGCTTCTCTGtcaggggggcgcgccgcggtgcaGCAGAGGGGGCCGTGACCCTTagagccaattttgctaaaataaggtttttagcttagggattcaaaccataggcctcggggttggacctagcacccggttgggtagtatttgaggtctcgggggctgggatttggtttgggaaccctcagttatcatttttattaatggattctataatttggttatgaccaggtgaccgtcaaggttTTTAAAGGTtaatcgttctcaggggtcgttcatattataatcctcactcgaaccagaggtaagaaaacagtgtatgaatacagttgcaccctgtatagatatatggcatgcgtggtttgatatttgaggcatgctggttgatatatgtggacatggattgcatattaaatgctattgaacgctgattatctgcttaagacactgactagtcagggaccgactctaaagtcgagaattatgcattgaatggctctatagcattaatgccagaccgaccctagggttgagaaacttataagtgcttgcctggcttacaaccagatgcatatagccaaggtatatgaccccggtgactgtttgtcacatggctaagggacgttgtccatagtttcgactccagagtcgtgaggaaggttatgttggtgactaatcaccttgcacctgtcctaaacgaaTTTATAAATGAATCACtattcagttaagccctggtggccCTAACGTCACacggctagaaggagcgatgctcattatcgtgacttttggctattgtcacctatttgttggactgatagtcctgagtggttattatgatcattgttgatattatatcatgttttattatgttttcttgctgggcctcggctcatgggtgcaatgtggtgcaggtaaagggaaggaaaaacttggccaaccctgagtggagagcttgggcgatgtgatgtacatacagggccgcttgaccgccacggtcaaggagttctcagagggactaggggtttaccctatttttgccgcttaggtcggcggggactgtaaatttgaaactgtagcatCTCTTTTGTCacacaaactacttgtaaacattttaaaaggctcatgagcagtttatttacttaatgaaaagtgccctttcctttttactggttttacaccttaacctgttaatgacacttagatcacgtttttagccaaaggactcgggtagcgggtcaaatttctggttcaccgttctccgtaactgttctggggtagccagggcgttacactttcccCAGTTTGATCGGACAGTCCACGTCGctttatgccttttacgtataaataatgCTGGAAATTTCTAggattcaccacctttcattcgaaatatttccacatcttctctcttctgcacTTTCAATCCTTCTTTTTTCTCGGAGGAAACTGAAAACCATCTGTGGCAAAAAGAAACTTCAGAAACCCAATCGCTCAGGAGTCTTCTAGGAACTCTCCCCTGCAAAGTTTACTTCTCTCACCTaaagaacatactgtaagtctTTCAGTTTTGCTTAAAATTTTTCTTTTTGGTTTCTGGGTTTTCttcctcttttatatatatatatataccatgcCTATCCGCACTCCTCCGTAGTCCATATTAGATATTTCccaaatgtttttggcacataggcttcgatTTAGCTTTTACTGAGTAGGTCTTAAAAATACCTCTAGAATTGTGGTAtccataaaactgggtaatttcaGGATAATTTACGACATATTTTAGGAAATATCCGTtcaggatatagaagatgaagagtttttagggttcgaaactaggttgcttaggggttacgattcttgggtggttttgctctaAACCGCTCCCCAAGGAGGGTAGTggcctgattttctgacacatggatccctaaacatcaggggtctgttgggaaacctaggcgcaTAGCATAGGTAGCGCGTGGAAgcacaccgcgggctgagattgcctcagtctttcttttttttttttttttatcaagaagaataTTACTTCATTAATCTACCAGCAAAACACAGTACAAACCAGATTACACTACAACCAGCCCTAGACGGGACACCCAACACACAAAACTAACAAAAAGACAGCTAAAAAATTACATGAGTAATCTATCTAAGAACCTCTGCTCCAGGCCAGAGAGATTCCTATTTTTAACAGTAAAAAACCTATACTTCATACAGTCTATTATATCAGAAGATATACTGGAAGCTGTCCAAGAACAGTTGTCAAAGACACACCGATTTCTATTCTTCCAAACTCCATACACCACAGCTGCTAGCAATGAGAAACAGATATCAGCTATCACCCCAGACCGCCTGTTGGCTAACCAAACCAGCCAGCTAGAAAAGTCCATTGGCCAAGCTTGAAACCCCAGCCAACTAAAGATGAATTTGAGAACTTGCCTTGACAGAtagcaataaaaaaaaaagtgaccaTGGGACTCATTAACCACTCCACAAACAGGACACAACTGAGATTCAATCCTCACTGTGAACCTAACCAGATTGTCACAAGTTAAGAGATAAGAATTGACTATTTGCCACAACACAAATCGATGCTTAGGTAAAGATAGCTACACTAGACTGCTCTGTGATAACCAACCTGTTGCTGACATAGGGAGCTGTTATACAGCTGAGCCGATTGGAATTTCCCAGCATGACCAGCTGCTATTATCTCTCTATAAGTGTAGACTTCCCTGAGTTTACAAAGCTTCTTCCAGTACCAACTTGTGTCTTGAGGAACCTGATAAGACCAGAAAGTTGCCCCTTTTAAATAAATTGCATTAATCCATTTAACCCACAGCAAGTCCGGTTTCTCAGTTATCGCCCATATGTACTTGGCTAAAATTTCCTTGTTCCAAGCTAAACCATTCCTAAAACCAAGACCACCATAGGCTTTAGGGAGACAAACTTTATTCCAAGAAGCTAAGTGAATTTTATTTCTATTCCCATTAACTCCCCAAAGAAAGCTACGGCATAACTTTTCGATCTCCTTGATTATGCTCTGCGGAAGAATGAATATTCCCATCCAATAATTCCTAAGACCAAATAGGACTGAGTGAATAAGCTGAATTCTACCAGCGAAAGATAGGTACCTACTAGCCCAGCTATGAATTCGCACTCTAAACTTTTGGTCTATGATGTCACAATCTTCATGCTTCCATTTTGTGGGTCTCATTGGCACCCCAAGATATTTAAGGGGAAACGAGCCTTCAGTCAGTTGTAATTCAGTGGCCAGCTTCTGCCTTTGATCAGCTGGAATCCCTCCAAAATAAACATGAGACTTGCTAGTATTGATTACCAACCCAGACACAGAACTGAACTCCTCAAGAGCTTTCTTCAGCACTTGGACCGAAGCTAAAGTGCCTTTGCAAAACAGAAGTAAATCATCTGCAAAACAAAGGTTAATAAGATTCAAGCTTTTACACATTGGGTGGTGTCTAAATGAAGAGACACAAGCAGCCATTTAGAGCCTCCGAGTTAAGTATTCCatgattaaaacaaataaaaggggGGACAAAGGATCCCCTTGCCTAAGCCCCTTTTCACCCTTAAATTTTCCTTGAACCCTTCCATTCATGAGCAATAAGTAGGAAGTATTAGTTAGGCAAATCATAATCCATTTTATATATTTCTCAGGGAAGCATAACTCAGATAAAAGATCACCAACAAACCACCAGTCAATAGTGTCATAAGCTTTGCTAATATCTATTTTAATAGCACACCTTGGGGAGGCAGCTGACCTCCCATAATTCTTGATAAGGTCCCGAAAAATCATTATATTGTGAGCTATTGATCTACCTTTGACAAATGCACCCTGATTAGCTTGAACTAAAACAGGAAGAACCTTAGCTAATCGAGAACAAATTAGCTTGGAAATACACTTATAAATGGTGGAGCAGCAGGCAATCGGTCTATAGTCACTAGCTTTTGAAGGATTCTCACATTTAGGGACCAGTGATAACGTGGTGTCTAGGAAACCTTCAGGAATTTTCCCTGTAGCAAAAAACTGATTTATAGCTAGACAAACTTCACTCCCAACCTCCTGCCACATTAAATCCTGATCCAAAACCATCCGGACCAGGGGATTTTATGCAAGGAATGCTAAATATAGCTGTACGAATTTCCTGATGAGAGAATGGCTTTAACAATGAGAGTTGCTGGTCAATATTCAGTTTGGGACCCAGGGCTATACAACGAGTATCAATCTTTTGCTTAGCTGAACTAGGACTTCCCATTATACTCctgaaatggttcaaaaaatgaGAAACCACCTCTGAAAAATTATCCACCAAATTGCCTTGTTCATTAATAAACGAAGCTATTATGTTTTCAGCTCTTCTTTTCTTCAAGTAGGCATGAAAATAAGCTGTATTAGAGTCTCCCTTCCTAAGCCAATCTATCTTACTCCTCTGCATCAGAAAACTATGATACATCTGATCTTTTCTGCCAAATAATTCAGTAGCTGATTGAACAGCATTCTGAAGAGCTATATCACCAGGAAAGCACTGAGCAAGAAGACGAGCCTCTTGAAAGTCAGATTTAGCCTTTTGAAATTGAGAGCCAATATCTCCTATTTGATCTTTATTAAACTGTTTCAACTGATGTTTCAGCCTTAACAGTTTATAATACAGAGCTTTTAAGCCAGACCCTTGAGAAAATTTGCTCCAACTATCAATAACCACTGATTTGAACCTACTGTGGTCAGCCCAGAAATTATAGAATCTAAAGAGTTTGACCCCTAGAAACTCCTTAGACTGAATAGAGATCGTGCAAGAACAGTGGTCCGAAATTGCTTCCCATTTGAATATTGCTATGGCAGTAGGAAAAAGGTCCTGCCATTTCTCATTAGCAAAAGCATGATCAATTTTCGAATAAATTCGAGCCTGGCCTTCTTGATTGTTCGTCCATGTAAAAAAAAGAACTTGTATGTTTGAGCACCTCAAGCTAAGAATTATTAAACCATTGAGTAGAGTCCACAATCTCAGCCTTGGAAATAGGCTTTCCACCGTTCCTTTCATTAGCCTTAAACACTGCATTAAAGTCTCCTAATACTATCCAACCATGAGCTGTACATAGAGGTAATTTGTGCCATAGGTTCTTCCTTTCCTCCACTGTGTTGCGACCATAGATAAACGAAACATAGAAAGGAAATTTCAACCCAGCCATTCGGACTGGACAGTGAACAAACTGACTGTCTTCCGCAATCACTGTAACCTTAACAAAGGCCTTCCTCCAAATTATTAAGATCCTTTTTTTCTATAACTAAACTAGAATAGTAATCCCAATTCATAAACCTGGTACTCATCATCAAAGTTATTTTTGACGCCCTCATTTTAGTTTCCAAAAGGGCTCCCAATCCAATTTTATTCTTACTACACATATTCAAAACTTCAATCTGCTTTTTCGGACCATTCAAACCCCTTAAGTTCCAGCTCATAACATTACAATTGTCCATGAGATGAGCACAGATCACTGAAACCTCCTTTCCCTCTCTCAACCTGATCTTGTAGAACCACAAAAGAGTTAGATTGAGACCTCTTCAAATCAGTTGAGTCCATGTTTTCCCTCTGCTGTCTTCTATCTACTCTCCCCTTCTTAAAAACCATCTTCTTAGGAGATTTCCAGCCTGCTTGAGGTCCCCTCTGACCTTTCTCATCTGCCGAGACCTCAACTGTTTTTTGGGTTTGATCACTAGCTATGTCTGCATTAGTTGAACTCTTTATGACATAAGATATCCCAGTAGGAGCCTCAACACCTTCCTTTTCCGTAACTTCCCCAGCCACATCAGACATATCAGTAGCCTCCTTACCCTTGTCTCTCCCTTTCGGTTCAGAGCCCAGTGAAAGAGAGTCTTTCCCCTGAATTTTCTGCTCCTTACGGCACTCAGCCATTGAATGGCCATACCCAGCACAAACTTTGCATTTCACTGGTAACCATCCATATTCAACCCCTTGTTCAACTAACTGACCATGCTCGTTCAAAAACTGAATTGTCCTAGGTGGGTTATCATTGATTTCCATCTCCACCATAACTCTAGCAAACTTAACTCTGGATCTATCTCTAGTAAACTTGTCCACCATAATTGGCTTACCTAGAGTACTAACAAGAGCACTAAGGCATTTTCTGCCCCAATATTGGAGACCAAGATCTTGTAGACGGATCCAAAGGGGAACTGACCGAATCAATCGAAAAGCACTCAAATCAGGAGACCAGGGTCGGATAATCACTGGTTTCCTATCAAAGTGTAAAATTCCTGTTTCCAAAACCTGATCCCTTGTGGCTTCATCATTAAATTTAATCATAGTCAGACCCATTGTCATCCTTGCTATCTGCACGATCCCTAAATGACCCCAAACTCTTTTGATAAACCCTTCAAACACAGCCAAGGGTGGATTTGCTCCAAGCACCATACAAATAACAGCAGAGCTCCAGTTAGCCGACTGGTTAATGACTTCCTCTACATCCATTTGAGCAATTTTCTTGCCATCCTTAACCAATGGTTCAGTATACTCAAGTTTTTGGTCAGAAAATAAGAGGTTACCCGAGTTGAAGTTCTTCCAATGGCTCTGGGCTGAAGCTTGGAAGTCATCGGCATCCATGGCATCCACCCATCTAGGAGGTGAAACTCTCGTATTCGCATTGGCTCCGATTGTACTGGGAGCAGCCTCCGTCTCTTTCAATTTTTCACCAACAGATGGTAAATCAGTCTACATTTCATGATCATCCTTCAACGATGCCTCATCAACAACTCCATCCACCACATCTTCTTCTTGGATTAAAGGCAGGCTCTCAGAAACTGCTCGCGTAACAGGCTTCCTTGTTGATTTCTTCctcttcgccatggaagagaggAAAACGAGAGAAAATCCTCGGTTCCTCAGCCTTTCTTTGTTATTTCTTGCCTTTGTAAAAAttctaggtcgcctactaagagTTCCATCATTCTTGTTCGATAGGCgagctaatggcacccaagaaaggcgcGTCCAAGAAGAACGTAGCTTGCTCCTCATCTCAACGAGCCAATAAGGGAAAAGAGGTCGCCTCTGAATCCCCTATCCCCCAGTTTAGCCccgtggtggaggaggaggtcgtgGTTGGAtctgatgccttcttcgaggcagagaggatagccTCCAAGATgatgacccaaggaagggtcaacaagattatgatgtcccacaacatcgaggtcgGGACTGGCATCCTAATTTCTCGACCTCTGTTTGAAGGGGAACAGAGCTGCGCACCACTTCAGGACCACTTTGCgccctggagtgatgag
It includes:
- the LOC133824773 gene encoding uncharacterized protein LOC133824773 codes for the protein MAGLKFPFYVSFIYGRNTVEERKNLWHKLPLCTAHGWIVLGDFNAVFKANERNGGKPISKAEIVDSTQWFKSVVIDSWSKFSQGSGLKALYYKLLRLKHQLKQFNKDQIGDIGSQFQKAKSDFQEARLLAQCFPGDIALQNAVQSATELFGRKDQMYHSFLMQRSKIDWLRKGDSNTAYFHAYLKKRRAENIIASFINEQGNLVDNFSEVVSHFLNHFRSIMGSPSSAKQKIDTRCIALGPKLNIDQQLSLLKPFSHQEIRTAIFSIPCIKSPGPDGFGSGFNVAGGKIPEGFLDTTLSLVPKCENPSKASDYRPIACCSTIYKCISKLICSRLAKVLPVLVQANQGAFVKDDLLLFCKGTLASVQVLKKALEEFSSVSGLVINTSKSHVYFGGIPADQRQKLATELQLTEGSFPLKYLGVPMRPTKWKHEDCDIIDQKFRVRIHSWASRYLSFAGRIQLIHSVLFGLRNYWMGIFILPQSIIKEIEKLCRSFLWGVNGNRNKIHLASWNKVCLPKAYGGLGFRNGLAWNKEILAKYIWAITEKPDLLWVKWINAIYLKGATFWSYQVPQDTSWYWKKLCKLREVYTYREIIAAGHAGKFQSAQLYNSSLCQQQVHSED